A window of Selenomonas ruminantium subsp. lactilytica TAM6421 contains these coding sequences:
- a CDS encoding helicase-related protein: MSEQPREQYLDLVRRELLGPGAEPSLLDAETDVAHERLAANPNRLYLLGILYPQDARKNTDAPVKNGSREDAENYMVDDVDAERDLTDVSEDALLEVTTVSKNSGSDDETDDETDDGLDEAFTMTAQFLPASMGLLCLTEGSPDGAQVNISFGTYRRAKEELGEFWVPYQKPTGFDIPGEYEPFLHYDKIKERLYLVQEFSKGLNRDFRNQHKNPKPELREFMWKVSRLAIFSREGRVRIPNDFRLRLNFDGQGHFEEDLHGEGGKARLIARKREITAGRFSLTLMLVNLCHDEKGQAENCLYQAEIKMEASEEDGFHFTDTRFSEPDLSDTEEDSLRLLYHGKQNYATGLGTAAAWKMDDEGYGYVRTDFFPIAETPQMDWGSEERSMKDLSSLSSISREKKLESLQKLVSAYERWISSLENKAEQFTDIRFKQAAARNIGLCRKAAQRMASGIEVLRENDLAFEAFELANRAMFMQRVQLRMQGDRTCQTLEERWPSDKKTAAWLQNVDYEAEPDEKDGWRAYWRPFQIAFILMVIPDAVDDHALGREFADLIWFPTGGGKTEAYLGLTAFTICYRRLAHTEAQSGGTTIIMRYTLRLLTAQQFNRASTLICALELMRREGIAKLGNESITIGLWVGQATPKKCIKGSWEDPSADMLLKKIKDYSVNVGNIEERKERYNRFQVLKCPWCGTKLERGVVSSHGSKKLEGVWGYGLDQENHFHFFCPQRKCPFNDEYFLPIQVIDEEIYRNPPTLLFATVDKFAQMPWQSDKVGKIFGADKKERRAPELIIQDELHLISGALGTMVGLYEVALDAACQHKGIKPKIIASTATIRRATEQCAALYERQAFQFPPPGLESGDSFFAREKVVSKKNPGRKYVGLMPSGKTKTVSEIRVLAVLLEMVKAMPGLSDEEMDKLWTLTAYFNSLRELGRADTLVMDEVRDAMHRISFRLDIPCRSVYGAKELTSRVTAIELNQTLDALEHLTYSQVNREQKRYAVNVLLATNMISVGLDVARLNLMLVVGQPKLTSEYIQSTSRIGRQSPGVALVLYRPTNSRDRSYYEHFQYFHQTFYSQVEPSVVTPFSRPALSRGLHAVLVSMMRLGKHTYEIFAKDDSAIKFDLQNEAIREQAEWSKNFLVRRQRRAYELAPGLMSAEEMDTDLQDLEQLIDGFFQAWDEEATYASKDAVKLCFGHSFLFRWPSDGERILLATRQRVLTLAEMNQEKSEQAGPAIETMSSLRSVDDELKGSLITFQERVEGEGTKS, from the coding sequence ATGTCAGAGCAACCAAGAGAACAATATTTAGATTTGGTACGGCGCGAGTTGCTGGGACCCGGGGCGGAACCGTCTTTGTTGGACGCAGAGACAGATGTTGCACATGAGCGATTGGCGGCTAATCCAAACAGGCTTTATTTGTTAGGAATTCTATATCCGCAAGATGCTAGGAAAAATACGGATGCCCCAGTGAAGAACGGCAGTAGAGAAGATGCCGAAAATTACATGGTAGATGATGTAGACGCTGAACGGGATCTTACTGATGTTAGTGAGGATGCTCTGCTTGAAGTTACAACTGTTTCAAAGAATAGCGGTAGTGATGATGAAACAGATGATGAAACAGATGATGGGCTAGATGAAGCATTTACTATGACTGCACAATTTTTACCCGCTTCTATGGGGTTGCTTTGTCTGACAGAAGGCAGCCCGGATGGGGCACAAGTAAATATTTCTTTCGGTACATATCGTCGTGCCAAGGAAGAACTAGGAGAGTTCTGGGTTCCTTATCAGAAGCCGACAGGATTTGATATACCGGGAGAGTATGAGCCATTTTTGCATTATGACAAGATTAAGGAGCGCTTGTACTTAGTCCAGGAGTTTTCTAAAGGTCTAAATAGAGATTTCCGTAATCAACATAAGAATCCAAAACCGGAACTACGGGAATTTATGTGGAAAGTCAGTCGTTTAGCTATTTTTTCACGTGAAGGTCGTGTACGTATACCGAATGATTTTAGGCTGCGCCTTAATTTCGATGGGCAGGGACATTTTGAAGAAGATTTACATGGTGAGGGCGGTAAAGCCAGACTGATAGCTCGAAAACGGGAGATTACAGCAGGTCGTTTTTCCTTGACTCTTATGTTGGTGAATCTTTGTCATGATGAAAAGGGGCAGGCCGAAAACTGCCTTTACCAGGCTGAAATAAAAATGGAAGCCAGCGAAGAGGATGGCTTTCATTTTACTGACACACGTTTTTCTGAGCCAGATTTGAGCGATACGGAAGAAGATAGTTTACGTCTGCTCTATCATGGCAAGCAAAACTATGCTACGGGGCTTGGTACTGCAGCTGCTTGGAAAATGGATGATGAAGGATATGGCTATGTCCGCACTGATTTTTTCCCTATAGCGGAGACGCCACAGATGGATTGGGGCAGTGAGGAACGCTCTATGAAGGACCTTTCAAGTTTATCGTCCATCTCACGCGAGAAAAAACTTGAAAGTCTGCAGAAGCTCGTATCTGCCTATGAAAGATGGATAAGTAGTCTGGAGAACAAGGCAGAGCAGTTTACAGATATACGTTTTAAGCAAGCTGCTGCTAGAAATATAGGGCTATGCCGCAAGGCGGCTCAACGTATGGCGTCAGGAATAGAAGTTTTGCGGGAAAATGATCTAGCCTTTGAGGCTTTTGAGCTTGCCAATCGTGCCATGTTTATGCAGCGTGTCCAGTTACGTATGCAAGGAGATCGTACTTGCCAAACACTAGAAGAACGTTGGCCAAGTGATAAAAAGACAGCAGCGTGGCTTCAAAATGTCGATTATGAAGCAGAGCCTGATGAGAAGGATGGATGGCGTGCTTATTGGCGCCCCTTCCAGATTGCGTTTATTCTTATGGTTATACCTGATGCTGTTGATGATCATGCACTTGGAAGAGAGTTTGCAGACCTTATCTGGTTCCCCACTGGTGGTGGTAAGACAGAAGCTTATTTAGGTCTTACAGCGTTTACTATCTGCTATAGACGCCTAGCACATACGGAGGCGCAGAGTGGCGGTACGACTATAATTATGCGTTATACGTTGCGACTCTTGACAGCACAGCAGTTCAATCGAGCCTCTACGCTTATTTGTGCTTTGGAGTTAATGCGTCGTGAAGGCATAGCAAAACTTGGTAATGAGTCTATTACAATAGGTTTATGGGTTGGACAAGCTACGCCTAAGAAATGCATCAAGGGTTCGTGGGAAGATCCCAGTGCGGATATGCTTTTGAAAAAAATTAAAGATTATAGCGTGAATGTTGGTAATATCGAGGAACGTAAGGAACGGTATAATCGCTTCCAGGTCTTGAAATGTCCATGGTGTGGTACCAAGTTAGAGCGCGGTGTCGTGAGTAGTCATGGATCAAAAAAATTGGAAGGGGTCTGGGGCTATGGTTTAGACCAGGAAAACCATTTCCATTTCTTTTGTCCGCAAAGAAAATGTCCATTTAATGATGAGTATTTCTTGCCTATTCAGGTCATAGACGAAGAAATATACAGAAATCCGCCAACACTGTTGTTTGCTACGGTTGATAAATTTGCTCAGATGCCATGGCAGAGTGATAAGGTGGGTAAGATCTTCGGTGCTGATAAGAAAGAACGTCGTGCTCCGGAACTCATTATCCAAGACGAGCTCCACCTTATTTCAGGTGCATTGGGAACAATGGTCGGACTTTACGAAGTGGCTTTGGATGCAGCTTGCCAGCATAAAGGTATCAAACCAAAGATAATTGCTTCTACGGCCACTATTCGGCGTGCTACAGAGCAATGCGCAGCACTCTATGAGCGTCAGGCTTTTCAGTTCCCCCCACCGGGCCTTGAGTCTGGTGACTCTTTCTTTGCTAGGGAAAAGGTGGTAAGTAAGAAAAATCCAGGGCGTAAATATGTCGGCTTAATGCCTTCTGGAAAGACCAAGACTGTATCCGAAATACGTGTATTGGCCGTTCTTTTAGAAATGGTCAAGGCTATGCCGGGCTTAAGCGATGAGGAGATGGATAAGCTTTGGACATTAACAGCATATTTTAACAGTTTGCGTGAACTCGGTAGAGCAGATACGCTGGTGATGGATGAAGTGCGTGATGCTATGCACCGTATTTCTTTCCGTTTGGATATACCATGTCGTAGTGTATATGGTGCAAAGGAATTAACAAGTCGCGTGACAGCTATTGAACTGAATCAGACGTTGGATGCTCTGGAACACTTAACTTATTCCCAGGTTAATAGGGAACAAAAACGTTATGCTGTCAATGTACTTTTGGCTACTAATATGATTTCTGTGGGGCTTGATGTAGCTAGATTGAACTTAATGTTGGTGGTAGGTCAGCCTAAGTTGACAAGTGAATATATCCAATCTACTAGCCGTATCGGTAGACAGAGTCCCGGCGTTGCGTTAGTATTATATCGTCCGACAAATAGCCGTGATCGTTCATATTATGAGCATTTTCAGTATTTCCACCAGACATTCTATAGCCAGGTAGAACCTAGTGTAGTAACACCGTTCTCTCGGCCGGCGTTATCTAGAGGGCTTCATGCTGTGTTAGTGTCTATGATGAGGTTGGGGAAACATACATATGAAATTTTTGCTAAGGATGATTCTGCAATAAAGTTTGATCTTCAGAATGAGGCCATAAGGGAACAGGCCGAATGGAGTAAGAATTTCTTGGTGCGTCGTCAGCGTCGTGCCTATGAGCTAGCTCCAGGCCTTATGTCTGCTGAGGAGATGGATACTGATCTACAAGATTTGGAACAATTGATTGATGGCTTTTTCCAAGCGTGGGACGAAGAAGCAACTTATGCTAGTAAGGACGCGGTAAAGCTTTGTTTCGGGCACAGTTTCCTTTTCCGTTGGCCATCAGATGGCGAACGGATTTTACTGGCTACGCGTCAAAGGGTTCTTACACTGGCAGAAATGAATCAAGAAAAGAGTGAACAAGCAGGACCAGCGATAGAAACCATGTCTTCCCTACGTAGTGTAGATGATGAATTGAAAGGTTCGCTGATTACTTTCCAAGAAAGGGTTGAAGGCGAGGGGACAAAATCATGA
- a CDS encoding DUF1998 domain-containing protein produces the protein MNKFKFDTLHLPSSHKVRLAQAILQYAPGAMVDFSDRTLLTAAPYTWHSSIGTDENIRPISDPRFARALHVDGFEAPTQINYVQFPEWYFCPVCRRFQPLTSWQAEAERKAKGGDNPYRQMRNRAAIKRSWQQDNQERKAFLPRCSNHDCHNSELIPARIVVACKHGHLDDFPWVKWVHYRNIGGAKEPCCESPVLLFESGGGTETGEDIRITCTKCHAVATLKGVFTADAFQKVNEDLGREIFYCSGRLPDFGSHSECNQMPRALLRGATSVHFPMVRSSMVIPSQISSPEIDIDDLAYRWEEYQALCNEQYGKPGDEFTRVDSGPLSDYERFGSLHLQQVELLDQVRIVRAFLGYSRLRPAARRDDEGFIHARLPQDKAYPAYEGFGEGIFLRFDEEAIKEWLELTPRAAKRAWLVEQNRQKGFLAGESHAPITPKFLLLHTLAHLLIKELSFECGYNIAGLNERIYCADREVNNTDFDMAGIFIYAAGGDAEGTLGGLIRQGRADTLPQIFQRALAKARSCSNDPMCSGSHGQGQDGQNLASCYACALLPETSCEEFNLFLDRGVVVGTFDEPDIGFYSNVAATRAQHARSNMAKEQVTECVNVEEKSATKGWEAKREELLEDEAIEASKLMENAGVPVPDIIGAELLNGRCNVEMIWQKQKIVYLTSEQMDQAPELLKEGWQILDLRQPVDAGIFE, from the coding sequence ATGAATAAGTTTAAATTTGATACGCTGCATTTGCCATCCTCCCATAAGGTCAGGTTGGCACAGGCTATTTTACAGTATGCTCCTGGTGCTATGGTAGATTTTTCGGATAGAACTTTATTGACTGCAGCACCATATACATGGCATAGCAGTATCGGAACAGACGAGAATATACGCCCTATCAGTGACCCTCGTTTTGCCCGTGCATTACATGTAGATGGTTTTGAGGCACCAACGCAAATCAATTATGTGCAATTTCCAGAATGGTATTTTTGCCCTGTTTGCCGCCGTTTTCAACCACTTACATCTTGGCAGGCTGAGGCCGAACGTAAGGCTAAAGGTGGAGATAATCCATACAGACAAATGCGTAACAGGGCAGCCATCAAACGAAGCTGGCAGCAAGATAATCAGGAACGTAAAGCATTTCTGCCACGTTGTAGTAACCATGACTGCCATAATAGCGAGCTTATTCCGGCTCGCATTGTGGTAGCTTGTAAACACGGACATTTGGATGATTTTCCCTGGGTCAAATGGGTGCACTACCGTAACATTGGGGGCGCTAAGGAGCCATGTTGCGAGTCGCCGGTATTGCTCTTTGAATCCGGTGGTGGTACAGAGACAGGTGAAGATATACGCATTACTTGTACTAAGTGTCATGCGGTCGCCACACTGAAAGGCGTTTTTACTGCTGATGCTTTTCAGAAGGTAAACGAAGATTTGGGCCGTGAGATATTCTACTGCAGCGGACGTTTGCCGGATTTTGGTAGTCATTCAGAATGTAATCAGATGCCGAGAGCGTTATTGCGCGGCGCGACGTCTGTGCATTTCCCTATGGTGCGTAGTTCTATGGTTATTCCGTCACAAATTAGTAGTCCGGAAATTGATATTGATGATCTTGCATACCGTTGGGAGGAATATCAAGCTCTATGTAATGAACAATATGGCAAGCCGGGAGATGAATTTACTCGCGTAGATTCAGGTCCTTTATCAGATTATGAGAGATTCGGTAGTTTACATTTACAACAGGTCGAATTATTGGATCAGGTACGAATTGTAAGGGCTTTTTTAGGATATTCCCGGTTACGGCCTGCGGCTCGTCGTGATGATGAAGGCTTTATCCATGCCCGTTTACCACAGGATAAAGCATACCCGGCCTATGAAGGATTTGGTGAAGGCATCTTTCTGCGCTTTGATGAGGAGGCTATCAAAGAATGGCTGGAATTAACACCGAGGGCGGCTAAACGTGCTTGGCTAGTGGAACAAAATAGACAGAAAGGTTTTTTGGCTGGCGAAAGCCATGCTCCGATTACACCTAAGTTCTTGCTTTTGCATACACTGGCACATCTACTTATTAAAGAGCTTAGCTTTGAGTGTGGTTACAACATAGCTGGACTAAATGAACGTATTTATTGCGCTGATCGTGAAGTGAATAATACTGACTTCGATATGGCGGGGATCTTCATATACGCAGCCGGTGGTGATGCAGAAGGTACTTTAGGTGGACTAATAAGGCAAGGACGTGCTGATACCTTACCTCAGATTTTCCAACGTGCATTAGCAAAAGCACGCTCATGCTCCAATGATCCGATGTGTAGTGGAAGCCATGGTCAGGGGCAGGATGGACAGAATCTAGCCTCATGCTATGCTTGTGCCTTGTTACCAGAAACAAGTTGTGAGGAATTTAATTTGTTTCTTGATCGTGGAGTTGTTGTAGGCACGTTTGATGAGCCGGATATTGGTTTTTACAGTAATGTAGCAGCTACAAGAGCTCAACACGCTCGTAGTAATATGGCAAAGGAACAAGTTACTGAGTGTGTGAATGTCGAGGAAAAGTCTGCTACAAAAGGCTGGGAGGCTAAGCGCGAGGAACTACTGGAAGATGAAGCTATAGAGGCCTCGAAGCTTATGGAAAATGCAGGAGTTCCCGTACCAGATATAATTGGTGCTGAGTTACTTAATGGTCGTTGCAATGTAGAGATGATTTGGCAGAAACAGAAAATAGTGTATTTGACCTCAGAGCAAATGGATCAGGCACCGGAGCTGCTTAAGGAAGGCTGGCAGATTCTTGATTTAAGACAGCCAGTGGATGCAGGCATATTTGAGTAA
- a CDS encoding 3'-5' exonuclease, with translation MFYGHPNIVYPLRVDKLLEDLPSQKMQKKFWETMEQFTKQPGDHGLNFEALHGQNLFSIRIQGKYRVILYRDPKDNNTYMPVYAGNHDESYAWSTFHCVVDPKTSAIVYHVVKKENEATLPQPSGNDIFCNVKDEDMHVLGVPDYVISEVRKFTRLEDFYGMKNEISEALYDILDFLLEGCTVDEVKDMLGITDCAADKDTTILQAAQTAANQQHYKVVTNNAELHEAMEASLEKWRVFLHPTQRKAVERNYNGSARVVGVAGTGKTVVAMHRAKFLATQMQKGEKLLFTTYTKNLAIDIENNLRKICSEEEMSHIEVKNLDGWAASYLGKRKIMMHVSGQEHLDKVWRKAIDKVLRRGENVPFPEPEFYREEWRQVVMALKATSPDEARKEYVLRAKRDGRKYRLDRKKRLEVWAVMDEYRQMTRKEKMFDYDAIRYECRRYVSEEEQPLYKHIIVDEGQDFSMCGYRLLRTLAGKEHPNDIFIVGDAHQRIYDNRPILSHCGIYIKGNSTILRVNYRTTEEIHTRALGLLHGFSFDEMDNNAELSSELLDERTASLTHGNQPVLRKCNDIEQEHGFIIKEVGRLTSGIVDSKDICVVARGKDQLRKLKRSLQKAAVSCYELDANGDDGDGRKQSGIRLATMHRVKGLEFEYMFLIDLNHGLVPLAKRLKDAENEQEALKAEKCLLYVAMTRARKGVYLLSSDVPSPFIVE, from the coding sequence ATGTTTTACGGTCACCCCAATATTGTATATCCGCTCAGGGTAGATAAATTGTTGGAAGATTTGCCATCTCAGAAAATGCAAAAGAAGTTTTGGGAGACAATGGAGCAGTTTACGAAGCAACCAGGCGACCATGGCTTGAATTTTGAGGCACTGCATGGGCAAAATCTGTTCTCCATTAGGATTCAAGGCAAATATAGAGTTATTTTGTACCGAGACCCAAAGGATAACAATACCTATATGCCGGTCTATGCCGGCAATCATGATGAATCCTATGCTTGGTCTACATTCCATTGTGTTGTAGACCCGAAAACTAGTGCTATCGTCTATCATGTGGTCAAAAAAGAGAATGAAGCAACTTTGCCACAGCCTTCGGGCAATGATATATTCTGTAACGTCAAAGACGAGGATATGCATGTTCTGGGCGTCCCGGACTATGTAATTTCTGAGGTCAGGAAATTTACGCGACTGGAAGATTTCTATGGTATGAAGAATGAAATTTCCGAGGCTTTGTATGACATCCTAGACTTTCTGTTGGAAGGTTGCACTGTGGATGAAGTCAAGGATATGCTGGGAATTACGGACTGCGCTGCTGATAAGGATACTACTATTTTACAGGCTGCTCAGACGGCCGCTAATCAACAGCATTATAAGGTCGTTACCAATAATGCTGAATTGCATGAAGCTATGGAAGCCTCATTGGAAAAATGGCGAGTCTTTCTGCACCCGACTCAACGCAAAGCTGTGGAACGTAATTATAATGGTTCGGCCCGTGTAGTAGGCGTAGCTGGTACGGGCAAGACTGTTGTGGCTATGCACAGAGCTAAATTCTTGGCTACACAGATGCAGAAGGGTGAGAAATTACTTTTTACAACTTATACCAAAAATCTGGCCATTGATATCGAGAATAATCTGAGAAAAATTTGCTCAGAGGAGGAGATGTCGCACATCGAGGTCAAAAATCTAGATGGTTGGGCCGCTAGTTATCTTGGTAAGCGCAAAATCATGATGCATGTTTCTGGGCAGGAACATCTCGATAAGGTGTGGCGCAAAGCGATAGATAAGGTTCTCAGGCGTGGCGAGAACGTGCCTTTTCCTGAGCCAGAATTCTATCGAGAGGAATGGCGCCAGGTCGTGATGGCCCTGAAGGCTACATCTCCTGATGAGGCAAGAAAGGAATATGTCCTGAGGGCTAAGAGAGATGGGCGCAAATATCGTCTAGATAGGAAAAAGCGTCTCGAAGTCTGGGCAGTTATGGATGAATACAGACAAATGACGCGCAAAGAGAAAATGTTCGATTATGATGCTATTCGCTATGAATGCCGCAGATATGTTAGTGAAGAAGAACAACCGCTGTATAAACATATTATCGTGGACGAAGGACAGGACTTCAGCATGTGCGGCTACAGGCTCCTACGAACCCTGGCTGGAAAAGAGCACCCTAATGACATCTTCATTGTTGGTGATGCTCATCAGCGCATCTATGATAATCGACCTATTCTTTCTCATTGCGGTATCTATATAAAAGGGAATAGCACAATCCTGCGGGTAAATTACCGTACGACGGAGGAAATCCATACGCGAGCTCTGGGACTGTTGCATGGATTCAGCTTTGACGAGATGGATAACAATGCTGAATTGAGCAGCGAACTGCTGGATGAACGTACGGCATCTCTGACACATGGCAATCAACCGGTGTTGCGCAAATGTAACGACATTGAGCAGGAGCATGGTTTCATCATCAAAGAAGTAGGCAGACTGACCAGTGGAATTGTAGATAGTAAAGATATTTGCGTCGTGGCGCGAGGCAAGGATCAACTGCGAAAGCTCAAGAGAAGTTTGCAGAAGGCAGCTGTATCATGTTATGAATTGGATGCTAATGGTGACGATGGTGACGGCAGAAAACAGTCAGGCATAAGGCTGGCGACTATGCACCGCGTAAAGGGCCTGGAATTCGAATATATGTTCTTAATAGATCTAAATCATGGCTTGGTTCCGTTGGCAAAACGCTTAAAAGACGCGGAGAATGAGCAGGAAGCGCTGAAAGCGGAAAAGTGTTTGCTATATGTGGCTATGACCAGAGCACGGAAAGGTGTGTATCTGCTCAGTTCTGATGTGCCGTCGCCTTTTATTGTTGAGTGA
- a CDS encoding IS3 family transposase, with product MDEQFNLERPNAVWCSDITYVWTIDGFVYLTSIMDLYSRKIIAWTLSDSLEVSCVTETIQKAKLRRNLDLPLIIHSDRGSQYVAKEYKKATARMQRSYSKKAYPWDNACIESFHALIKREWLNRFRIRDFNHAHGLIFEYIEAFYNTKRIYSHCGYLSPDDFEKLYKASVARESRLVS from the coding sequence TTGGATGAACAATTTAATCTGGAACGGCCTAATGCGGTTTGGTGTTCAGACATCACTTATGTATGGACAATTGACGGATTTGTATACTTGACCAGCATTATGGACTTGTACTCTCGCAAAATCATCGCATGGACGCTTTCTGACAGCTTAGAAGTAAGCTGCGTAACGGAAACAATTCAAAAAGCGAAATTACGCCGCAACCTCGATTTACCACTGATTATCCACTCAGACCGAGGCAGCCAATACGTAGCTAAAGAATATAAGAAGGCCACCGCACGAATGCAGCGGAGCTATTCCAAGAAAGCTTATCCATGGGATAATGCCTGTATCGAGTCATTTCACGCATTGATAAAGCGTGAATGGCTGAACCGCTTTAGAATCCGGGATTTTAATCATGCTCACGGCCTAATTTTTGAGTATATTGAAGCATTTTACAACACAAAGCGGATTTACAGCCATTGTGGATATCTTTCGCCAGATGACTTCGAAAAACTTTACAAGGCGAGCGTTGCTAGAGAATCACGATTGGTAAGTTGA
- a CDS encoding IS3 family transposase, protein MLRKLGVSRSGYNAWRHRLPSDTSIRRQEVKEQIQRIYDESHQNYGASKITSELRKAGEIISERTVGQYMRQMGLRAQ, encoded by the coding sequence ATGCTGCGAAAACTTGGCGTTTCACGCTCGGGCTATAACGCTTGGCGCCATCGTCTGCCATCAGACACATCAATAAGGCGACAGGAAGTAAAAGAACAAATCCAGCGAATCTACGATGAGTCTCATCAAAATTATGGTGCATCTAAAATCACATCAGAACTGCGTAAAGCCGGAGAAATCATCTCTGAAAGGACTGTAGGTCAGTATATGCGCCAGATGGGGCTTCGTGCTCAATAG
- a CDS encoding transposase, with protein sequence MAKQHDKQFKLDAIQYYEDHKELGLRGCANNLGIGYSTLTKWRKELRDSGDIVVRGSGNYESDEQKEIARLRRELRDTKDALDVLKKAISILGK encoded by the coding sequence ATGGCTAAACAACATGACAAACAGTTTAAACTTGACGCAATTCAATATTACGAAGATCATAAGGAGCTTGGCTTGCGTGGCTGTGCCAATAACCTTGGCATCGGTTACAGCACTTTGACCAAGTGGCGCAAAGAACTTCGTGACTCCGGCGATATCGTTGTAAGAGGTTCCGGCAACTACGAATCCGATGAACAGAAAGAAATTGCCAGATTACGCCGTGAATTGCGCGATACGAAAGACGCACTTGACGTGTTAAAAAAAGCCATCAGCATTCTGGGAAAATAA
- a CDS encoding DUF3791 domain-containing protein, translated as MEFVVYMIHACANKWNMSPKQVYHKLQETGCIDEYLVPNYDILHTQGSGYLVDDIREYLRIRGVVV; from the coding sequence ATGGAATTTGTAGTCTACATGATTCACGCTTGTGCCAACAAGTGGAACATGTCTCCTAAGCAGGTATACCATAAATTGCAGGAGACTGGCTGTATTGATGAATACTTAGTACCTAATTATGATATTCTCCACACGCAAGGGAGCGGCTATTTGGTAGATGACATTAGAGAATACTTACGGATTAGAGGTGTGGTGGTATGA